In Dehalococcoidales bacterium, a single window of DNA contains:
- a CDS encoding twin-arginine translocase TatA/TatE family subunit, with protein sequence MRPPGPLEIGLIVLIILIVFGVGKLPQVGAALGKGINAFKRGTRGEDIDDDLTTTKKKTKRKTKKTVKKAEPVAGKSPAAGEEKPAEGKPAAEGKPAAEDKPAAEDKPADTETETPTAEA encoded by the coding sequence ATGCGACCACCAGGTCCACTTGAAATAGGGCTTATAGTTCTTATTATTCTAATTGTATTTGGTGTTGGAAAACTCCCCCAGGTAGGCGCGGCTCTCGGTAAAGGCATTAATGCATTCAAGCGCGGGACCAGGGGTGAAGACATAGACGACGATCTTACTACTACCAAGAAAAAAACCAAGCGTAAAACCAAGAAGACGGTGAAAAAAGCCGAGCCAGTAGCTGGAAAGAGTCCGGCAGCAGGTGAGGAAAAACCGGCTGAAGGAAAGCCGGCAGCTGAAGGAAAGCCGGCAGCTGAAGATAAGCCGGCAGCTGAAGATAAGCCGGCTGATACTGAAACCGAAACTCCAACAGCCGAGGCTTAG
- a CDS encoding twin-arginine translocase TatA/TatE family subunit — MRPPGPLEIGLVVLIILIVFGVGKLPQVTEFVGKSTGKVVSLFRRKKGGEADDDSSRKVAKKKKKVIKELDQ; from the coding sequence ATGCGGCCACCAGGTCCACTTGAAATCGGTCTTGTTGTACTGATCATACTGATAGTCTTTGGCGTCGGAAAGCTTCCTCAAGTTACAGAATTCGTAGGAAAAAGCACCGGAAAGGTGGTTTCGTTGTTCCGCAGAAAAAAGGGGGGGGAAGCTGACGATGATAGTAGCCGAAAAGTTGCCAAGAAAAAAAAGAAGGTTATAAAAGAGCTGGATCAATAA
- a CDS encoding twin-arginine translocase TatA/TatE family subunit, giving the protein MGIMEIVMILVVTLIVVGPEKLPEYARKFGRYYREFKKIASGATNEMSKALGLDEDEDLKSLTDELKSMRDDMSSLRKSLNEDADDLKEAVASEAKQMKESIDQETGEIISELKAETQEISQDVGESFQELGEHFAQEATDLKESLKEDAQQIASDLSESHREIEEGLEKEAEELHKAVEASGTEPDNSPAATSAVSNVSDSNLTLETNQDNTKPAVGPSNSTEVDNGQG; this is encoded by the coding sequence ATGGGCATAATGGAAATAGTGATGATCCTGGTGGTTACTCTGATAGTTGTTGGTCCGGAAAAACTGCCTGAGTACGCCCGGAAATTCGGCCGATATTACCGGGAATTCAAAAAAATCGCCTCCGGGGCTACTAATGAAATGAGTAAAGCCCTCGGCTTGGACGAAGACGAGGATCTGAAAAGCCTCACCGATGAATTAAAATCAATGCGTGATGACATGTCTTCGCTTAGAAAATCCTTGAATGAAGACGCTGACGACCTCAAGGAAGCCGTCGCCAGTGAAGCCAAGCAGATGAAGGAGTCTATAGACCAGGAAACCGGGGAGATTATTTCCGAATTAAAGGCAGAAACCCAGGAAATCAGCCAAGACGTCGGTGAAAGCTTCCAAGAACTGGGGGAGCATTTTGCGCAGGAAGCAACCGATTTAAAAGAATCTCTCAAGGAAGATGCTCAACAGATTGCCAGCGATCTATCGGAAAGCCATCGGGAAATAGAAGAAGGGCTGGAAAAAGAAGCCGAAGAACTCCATAAAGCAGTAGAAGCTTCAGGAACAGAACCAGATAATTCGCCAGCTGCCACATCAGCAGTTTCAAATGTTTCCGATAGTAATCTAACCCTAGAAACAAACCAAGATAACACTAAACCTGCTGTCGGCCCTTCTAATTCTACAGAGGTAGACAATGGCCAGGGATAA
- the tatC gene encoding twin-arginine translocase subunit TatC, whose amino-acid sequence MARDNQATQPVAETQGMPIMVHLKEMRDRLIKSVIALVVTTSISLYFAEDIVGILKRPAGNIELISIEMIENLSVFFKVSLAGGIVLAMPILVYQLFAFIIPALTSKEKRYIFTMLPFIVFMFLCGIAFAYWVALPPALRFLTDFFTEQAETQIRISNYISFVTRLILGLGLVFETPVVVMFLARIGVVSPQWLAGKRKIWVVLAFVIAAIVTPTPDPGNQLIVAIPLILLLELSIFLSRFVYKKRVPPSEQESDD is encoded by the coding sequence ATGGCCAGGGATAATCAAGCAACACAGCCGGTTGCAGAAACTCAGGGCATGCCCATAATGGTGCATCTCAAGGAAATGCGGGACCGGTTAATAAAATCCGTCATAGCCCTGGTGGTTACTACTTCTATATCTTTATATTTTGCCGAAGATATCGTCGGCATTCTTAAAAGGCCAGCCGGAAACATCGAACTGATATCTATCGAAATGATTGAAAACCTCAGCGTTTTCTTTAAGGTTAGCCTGGCTGGCGGCATAGTATTGGCAATGCCAATACTGGTTTACCAACTTTTCGCTTTTATCATTCCAGCGTTGACTTCTAAAGAAAAGCGCTATATATTCACCATGCTACCATTTATTGTATTCATGTTCCTATGCGGTATTGCATTTGCTTATTGGGTAGCCCTGCCTCCCGCGTTACGCTTTCTAACTGATTTCTTTACAGAACAAGCTGAAACGCAAATTCGCATCTCCAACTACATTTCTTTCGTAACCAGACTGATCCTGGGATTGGGGCTGGTATTCGAAACCCCGGTAGTGGTAATGTTTTTAGCCCGCATAGGGGTGGTCTCCCCCCAATGGCTAGCTGGAAAACGTAAGATCTGGGTTGTACTCGCCTTCGTGATAGCCGCCATCGTCACACCCACCCCGGATCCCGGCAATCAGTTAATCGTGGCAATTCCACTCATATTATTGCTGGAACTATCGATATTCCTATCCCGATTTGTATACAAGAAGCGCGTTCCTCCCAGCGAGCAGGAATCTGACGATTAG